TCCTCAAACTTTACAACCTTTTATCTCGCGCCCTctgtgtctatatatatatatgcatgtacTACTGTCATATGATTACACACACACATAGAGATGTCAACTTCGGAACTTGAAGATGATTCTCTTGCTCGATTTCTCGAGGCCCATCTCTCTGATAAGGTAAATTTCACCTTTTTTATCCTgcaattaaatatttttttaattattttacaaatttgtatttttgttttattttcgaATATGTATGTTTGTTTGTTTATATCCTCAATTTGATGAAATTGCTTTCTGGGTGTGATTGTTTATGCTAAAAAGATGTGAACTTTATCATTCATCAAGAATTAAAGTTCGAAAAATCTGGGCTTTGTATGTTTTTTCTTGCAAAGATAATTTTTTTTGAAGTTGTAAAGATTGCATTTTTATACAAGTTAGGATAACTGGAAGACTGGAAATTCACAAGAATTGATAGGGTATCGAAAAATTTAGATTGTTAGGGTTGAAGTAGGAACGAAACTGAAACCTGAGAAGTCTAATTAACAAGAAATGATTAGATATTGAAAAAGAttgagactattagggttcaaGTAGGAAAGAAATTGGAACCCGAGCGTTTGATtttacgggttttgttgattttgttgATTTTACGGGTATTGTTGATTTTACGGGTTTTATGAGTCGCATATGCTCGAAAAACGCGATGATATGTAGTGCAATCTTTAGGTTTTACTTGGCTTCAATATTTGAgattttttttatgttttgaGATGTTGAAAGTTTTTGTCTTAAATATGAATGACTACATCTCCCACTCTATATAAATTTCTACATATATTGCAGGAACTAGATAAGATAGATAAGAATGAGGAAGAGGAAGGGTTGTCACAAAAGAGGCCGCACATGGAGGTTGAAAGCAATGTGGCTAAGAGAAGGAAATTGAATAGATCCCCTTCCTCAATTCAAGTACGAAATCGTTCATATTCAAGAATTAAGAGAGCCAGGTTCAGTAGTAGGGGCTGTCGTGTTAAAGGTAGTATCCACAACAGTAGAGTGAAACCAAAGAGGGTAGATAATAGTTTTTTAAGCAAAGTACCTCCTGAGGTCTTTCATGATATCCTCAAGTTCCTTTCTTCTGAGGTAGGGAGCTCCTATAATATAAATGTGCATGTATTTGAGgtccttatttcttgtaattgaGGTTAACATATTTATGGTGGAAAAATTGCAGGATCTTATTGCATGCTCACAGGTCTGTAGATATCTCAGCTTTGTTGCTTCTGATGAAACCCTGTGGCGTCACTTGTGAGTAACCGATTTAATTTGTTTGTTTCTTGCCCTGTTGTCTTGATGCCTGGATTTCAAGTAACATACACTTATTTTTTAACACTATATAACTTGTCCTGTAGTTTTTGAGGTAACAGTTGAGAATGCATAAGTTTGTTTCGCTTCTTCCTCCTAAAAACACTCAGGAACACAAGAGAGTTATTTAGCTTATTACCTCTCTTCCTCCAATTTTAAACCTGTTATTTTGATTTTCTCCCTTCTAAAACTTGGAAACATGCAGTGAAGGTATTGATCATCTGAACAAATTGTGATGTTTAATCATGTACCTAACAAGTTTCATCAGGGATTTAGTTCAAAAATTTTAAGTTCTATATCCTTAGTTTAGCAATTGAAAGTAACTTCTTTTATCTCTAGTTAATAAGACATGTCACTTTTGCTACTGATTAGAATACAAAAGAAAATAAGAAATATTACAGTTAAAATGAGATTATTACATCATGACATTAGCCTCTCGGGTGTTGAGGTTGCAGAATAGTTTATCTCTCTTTCTGTATTTTCTTCCTCTTCAGTCTTCCCCTCTCTTAATGCACGAAATACGTAGTAGTCATTGTTTGTTAAATCTGTTTAATATTGTTGCTAGGTACTGCATGCGATGGGGTCTGCTACGGCCAAAGAGTAAGTATTGTGATTGTGCATGGAAGAAGCTTTACCTTCAGGTAGTTTTAATTGAATTTCTTTTTGTGCTCATCAATTTCACTGATCCAGTTATAGAACTTCTTGTGCCTAGAATAATTTGGTTAATATTGCTATGTTGAGATTCCAGAATCAGAATGGAAGGTCATGTGTGCGGGAACAACCATGTCTGTCTCCTCGACAGTTCTGGATGACCATCATATCCCAGTTGACCTTCAGTGCTTACTTTATAGTACATTTGATTAAtgattaatttaaaataattattatatttggTCTACAGCGCGATGAAGAAGAAACGGTTCAGTATGTTAGGAATTGTCCATCTGAATGCAAAGAGTATTACATCCAAATGCAGACAGCAAAAAGATGCCAAGCTCCTATACCTTCTCAGGTAATTAAAGTCTACTCCATCTTTGTCACTTTTTACATTTTCCCAGCAGTAAGCGGTTCTGTGTATACTCTCTGTTTTTGAGCATGTATCAATTTATGGACCCTGGTTTGTGTACAAGATCCTATGATTGCTATGCAATGAGAGGTGACACTTCTATGTGATTGCTTATCCTTTTTAATATACTCCTGAAGGATGAGTCGATGATTCTGGACAAGACTGTTGCTGATGAAGTCTCTACGTGGAAAAgcagcaaaggtttaactgacCAGGTGGTGACTGATCACGCTTGTTCAGGAAAAAATTGCTCATACCATCAGATAGGCGATGTTTTTGTGTGTGAGAAAACCGGAAATATTCACggtattttctaatttttttgaaACATCGTCACTAAAATCTACTGTAAAAATCATATAGTATGGTCACATTATTTGAGGcttctaatttcaattttttaaattttgtaGTGTGTGATGATACATGCAAAGATGCTTCTGCAGACCTGACAAATGGGCTACTGGTTTGTACAATTTCTGGTCATTGTTTCGAAAGATTGATGTCCCCCACTGATGAAGTGGATCAAGACACTGTAAGGAAAAAAACTTCTTATTTCTATCTACTAATAGATGAATGATGCATGCAAAAGTTTGTACATATTTTTGCCTGCTTGCATTAATTTATTGGGTAAGAGGCCAATAAAGAAGACAGATTTCTTATAGGGTTTATCTCAGTAGTTGGTTTGATTTCCTGTTCCCTATACAAAAGTATACCCAATATCGAATGTACCATCTTAATTAAAATTTTGGAGAATAAAAAATTGGCTTTAAGAAATTGAATCAGGCCCGATTTTAGAATGGTTGTAGTAGTAAATCTATATCCTTGCGCTAGAATTCGTTGGTTTGATTTTTCTTATAGGGTTTATCTCAGTAGTTGGTTTGATTTCCTGTTCCCTATACAAAAGTATACCCAATATTGAATGTAGCCATCTTAATTAAAATTTTGGAGGATAAAAAATTGGCTTTAAGAAATTGAATTAGGTCCGATTTTAGAATGGTTGTAGTAGTAGAACTATATCCTTGTGCTAGAGTTCGTTGGTGAGCGAGCAAGAATGCATTTGGATTATGATCTAAAAGAACATGTATATGACAATTTTGTTTCCTAGTAGTGTCGGACTTGGTAGTGCATAATAACTGTCTCAATCTGGTTTAGCTAAACAACCATAATATCTACTTATTATACTTGGTATTTATCACAATCAAACAAAGATGTTAAGTGCTTAGTATTGACCATTCGACCACCAAATGACACCTAAATATGTTTTTTCCTGCAAATCTAGGACCAGCAACAAGGCGGTGTTTCAGATGAAGCTGAGCCATTTATGGGATCTGGCCGTTATGGTATTCACTTTAATCTCTTTAGCTTCAATGTTGGGCTTTACTACGTTTGTTGGTTTGCGATGATagattaatataatatatatctatgtatTGCAGCAAGAGCTTATTCGTTGGGATATAATTGTGCTGATGAGAAAGAGTTGGAAGCTTGCCTGCAATTTTGCTGATGCATACCGGGTTCTGCAAATCCTAATAATTGTTCTATTTACTTCTGTTTATATGTTTTCAATGCTGAATGCTAATGTAAATTAGACTTGCAAAATCAAGGGAAACAGGGTATTTTCTTTACTTTCATAAAACCCCTGTTCATTTTTTCGCTTGTTGGCATTTTAAGATTTAATAATAATGTTAGGAAAATTAAATGAAATGTTTATTTTAGAGTGTTAAGGTCTACTCGGTTGGATTTGAAGTGATGGTTAATAATCTGTAagttatttaaatattttaattttgaaattaGAATATGAGCATCTTTTCTCAGTAGACTTTTTTTAGCAATTTTGTTTTCCAAATGACAACTGAAATTTTTTATTGATCTTCTTTTTAGTCATATCATTAGTTCATATttgatatttaattttttatacaTATTTTTTGACGGTTATTTTATACATAATAATTAATACTCAAGGTGAGATAGTTATAAAGTTAGTACCTACTCCCTATGTTTCATTTTAACAGTTGTTTGATTTTTCTGCACTCATTTCGAAGTGCTTTGACCgcatagttaaaataataatttttgaaattttctttttctgaataaaaatatataacttaaacttttatttacaaaagaaaaatttaaaaaataataatttttactATGCGGTCAAAATATCTTGAAATATGTGCAGAAAAGTCAAGAGACAGTTAAAATGAAACAAGTTAAAATGAAACAGAGAGAGTACTATATATGAATTTGATATAAATTTGTGATATTCTAAAATTAGTTACATAGCAAATTACATGAAATTGTGAAATGAATGATTGTTTGAGTAAATTTTCGGGAAAAATAAGAGTAATTTAGTTGAATTTTTTTATTCAATTATTAGAATTTGGGATTTATGGACAAATGATAGTTTTTTGGGCTTTTTACATAAATAACCAAGTTTAAAagaatttttgtaaaaatactgtcattttttaaaacaaattgcaaaaatactatgttccaaaaaatatttgtaaaaatacggTGGTTGCATATGCAACCATATCTGCAACTGCTAGTAACCATATATGCAAGCAAAAATGCAACTTTGAACAAATCttttg
This sequence is a window from Apium graveolens cultivar Ventura chromosome 9, ASM990537v1, whole genome shotgun sequence. Protein-coding genes within it:
- the LOC141687444 gene encoding F-box protein SKIP31-like isoform X2: MSTSELEDDSLARFLEAHLSDKELDKIDKNEEEEGLSQKRPHMEVESNVAKRRKLNRSPSSIQVRNRSYSRIKRARFSSRGCRVKGSIHNSRVKPKRVDNSFLSKVPPEVFHDILKFLSSEDLIACSQVCRYLSFVASDETLWRHLYCMRWGLLRPKSKYCDCAWKKLYLQRDEEETVQYVRNCPSECKEYYIQMQTAKRCQAPIPSQDESMILDKTVADEVSTWKSSKGLTDQVVTDHACSGKNCSYHQIGDVFVCEKTGNIHVCDDTCKDASADLTNGLLVCTISGHCFERLMSPTDEVDQDTDQQQGGVSDEAEPFMGSGRYARAYSLGYNCADEKELEACLQFC
- the LOC141687444 gene encoding F-box protein SKIP31-like isoform X1, with protein sequence MSTSELEDDSLARFLEAHLSDKELDKIDKNEEEEGLSQKRPHMEVESNVAKRRKLNRSPSSIQVRNRSYSRIKRARFSSRGCRVKGSIHNSRVKPKRVDNSFLSKVPPEVFHDILKFLSSEDLIACSQVCRYLSFVASDETLWRHLYCMRWGLLRPKSKYCDCAWKKLYLQIPESEWKVMCAGTTMSVSSTVLDDHHIPRDEEETVQYVRNCPSECKEYYIQMQTAKRCQAPIPSQDESMILDKTVADEVSTWKSSKGLTDQVVTDHACSGKNCSYHQIGDVFVCEKTGNIHVCDDTCKDASADLTNGLLVCTISGHCFERLMSPTDEVDQDTDQQQGGVSDEAEPFMGSGRYARAYSLGYNCADEKELEACLQFC